The following proteins are encoded in a genomic region of Xanthocytophaga agilis:
- a CDS encoding DUF4190 domain-containing protein, with translation MKTTLLMLIGCLCLLACHPIRLSFKETNYNSQKNISPVLPDALVSLDSGRIVNAAQVSNDVYLPPTSLSENKINYSTYNTRKPGFLKQMKLARQLYKSLDDSTKLYTRRRSATMQTINPMARASLWSGIGAFALVLLPLGSGIFGLLALFCAIFAIISGIVGLNQIRRSPDLFRGRGLAIAGISLGGSFLVLITLILLVLLLLFAAWNQ, from the coding sequence ATGAAAACAACCTTACTCATGCTAATAGGCTGCCTATGTCTTTTAGCCTGCCATCCTATACGCCTATCCTTTAAAGAAACAAACTATAATTCCCAAAAAAATATCTCACCTGTCTTACCAGATGCACTAGTCTCCCTAGATAGTGGTCGCATAGTAAATGCGGCACAGGTTTCGAATGATGTTTATCTTCCTCCCACTAGTTTGTCAGAAAATAAGATCAACTATAGTACCTATAATACTCGCAAACCGGGCTTTCTAAAACAGATGAAACTAGCCAGACAACTTTATAAATCTCTGGATGATAGTACAAAACTTTATACACGGCGCCGATCTGCAACCATGCAAACAATAAATCCTATGGCACGTGCTTCTCTATGGTCAGGTATTGGAGCATTTGCCTTAGTACTACTTCCACTCGGAAGCGGTATATTTGGTTTACTAGCTTTATTCTGTGCTATTTTTGCTATCATTAGTGGTATCGTAGGTCTTAATCAAATTCGCAGGTCTCCAGATCTATTTAGAGGACGAGGTCTGGCAATTGCAGGGATTTCACTGGGAGGTTCATTCCTTGTACTTATAACATTAATTCTTCTGGTTCTGTTATTACTGTTTGCTGCCTGGAATCAGTAA
- a CDS encoding c-type cytochrome gives MNKIVKLSHRPVNSIFSSYAFWQLFVFILLSCLLACSSQTHTDEKEAVSKDTSSSLTQSTSPDTLQIDLVALKERGQLQSTETVTIPYDPVFLKSKTFKAIPLQTILNTFSSVRHLDASQTQVIFECEDGYSPSMPLQQLIQTKVYLATQDTEAPKGVEWIPIKKNGHETKIAPFYIVYTEADPKDNSYKWPYNLVRIRLVPVSSELTVLFPKDERMVKGYNLFHTNCFTCHSINGIGGKMGPELNYPKNVTEYWQPEHLKAFIKNPSSYRNDCKMPTLTNISDTDISEIIQYIRYMKDFKTLAKR, from the coding sequence ATGAATAAGATTGTCAAATTAAGTCATCGACCTGTAAATTCCATCTTTTCCTCCTATGCATTCTGGCAGTTGTTTGTCTTTATATTATTGAGTTGTTTACTGGCTTGCTCTTCACAAACACATACTGACGAGAAAGAAGCTGTCTCAAAAGATACCTCCAGTTCACTAACACAAAGTACTTCTCCAGATACATTGCAGATAGATCTGGTTGCCCTTAAAGAAAGGGGACAATTGCAGTCTACAGAAACAGTAACTATCCCTTATGACCCTGTTTTTCTGAAATCCAAAACATTTAAGGCAATACCCTTACAAACGATACTGAATACGTTTTCCTCTGTTAGACATCTTGATGCCTCACAAACACAAGTGATCTTTGAGTGTGAAGATGGCTATAGCCCGTCTATGCCTTTACAACAATTGATACAAACAAAAGTCTATCTGGCGACACAGGATACTGAAGCGCCAAAAGGAGTGGAGTGGATACCTATTAAAAAAAATGGACATGAAACAAAAATTGCCCCTTTTTATATTGTGTATACAGAAGCAGATCCCAAAGATAATAGTTACAAATGGCCTTATAATCTTGTGCGCATCCGGTTGGTTCCAGTATCATCCGAACTAACAGTATTATTCCCCAAAGATGAACGAATGGTTAAAGGATATAATCTGTTTCATACCAATTGTTTTACCTGCCATTCGATTAATGGAATAGGAGGGAAGATGGGACCAGAGTTAAATTATCCCAAAAATGTTACGGAATACTGGCAGCCAGAACATCTGAAAGCCTTTATCAAAAACCCATCATCTTATCGTAATGATTGTAAAATGCCAACACTTACCAATATTTCGGATACAGACATTTCAGAAATTATTCAGTATATACGCTATATGAAGGATTTCAAAACGTTGGCAAAACGTTAA
- the leuD gene encoding 3-isopropylmalate dehydratase small subunit: protein MSKEKFTLLQSSAVPLPIENIDTDQIIPARFLKATTRDGFGKNLFRDWRFNNDDENQPKPDFVLNNPTYSGKILVGAKNFGMGSSREHAAWAIYDYGFRVVVSSFFADIFKNNALNTFLLPVQVSDEFLKEIFAEIEKDPATQLTVDLEKQTISLANGHSSSFDINPYKKSCLLNGYDDIDYLLSLKEEIKAYDLAH, encoded by the coding sequence ATGAGTAAGGAAAAATTCACGCTATTGCAATCCTCTGCAGTTCCATTGCCTATTGAAAATATAGACACTGACCAGATTATCCCAGCCCGTTTCTTGAAAGCTACTACCCGTGATGGCTTTGGAAAAAATCTATTCCGTGACTGGCGTTTCAATAATGATGATGAGAATCAACCAAAACCTGACTTTGTACTTAACAATCCTACCTATTCGGGCAAAATTCTGGTAGGTGCAAAGAATTTTGGAATGGGTAGTAGTCGTGAGCATGCAGCATGGGCTATATATGACTATGGTTTTCGTGTAGTGGTATCAAGCTTCTTTGCTGATATCTTTAAGAACAATGCATTGAACACTTTCCTGCTGCCGGTTCAGGTTTCAGATGAGTTCTTAAAAGAAATCTTTGCTGAAATTGAAAAAGATCCAGCTACACAACTGACTGTTGATCTGGAAAAACAAACCATATCTCTTGCAAACGGGCATTCCTCGTCTTTTGATATTAATCCCTATAAGAAATCTTGTCTTCTGAATGGATATGACGATATTGATTATCTGCTTAGTCTGAAAGAAGAAATAAAAGCCTATGACTTAGCCCATTAA
- the leuB gene encoding 3-isopropylmalate dehydrogenase, with translation MKKTYKITILPGDGIGQEVTREGKKVLEKIAAKFGHTFEFDEATIGHAAIEATGNPLPDESLAKMKASDAILFGAVGHPKYDNDPTAKVRPEQGLLRMRKELGLYANLRPIKLFDELLEASSIKPEVLRGSDILFFRELTGDVYFGERGRKDNGDTAYDTMIYSRYEVERIAHKAFKAAMTRKKKVMSVDKSNVLESSRLWKEVVNEVAKQYPEVTLEHQFIDAAAMLLIKNPKAFDVVLTGNLFGDILTDEASQIAGSMGMLASASVGDTVGLYEPIHGSAHDITGKGVANPLASILSAALLLDISFGMKEEADTVIKAVEQTLKAGFRTRDIADANTPAANILNTETMGAKVLEFI, from the coding sequence ATGAAAAAAACATACAAAATCACCATTCTTCCAGGTGATGGTATAGGACAGGAAGTAACCCGCGAAGGGAAAAAAGTATTGGAAAAAATTGCTGCCAAGTTTGGGCATACCTTCGAATTTGACGAAGCTACCATTGGTCATGCTGCTATTGAAGCAACCGGAAATCCATTGCCGGATGAAAGCCTTGCCAAAATGAAGGCATCAGATGCAATTTTGTTTGGTGCTGTTGGCCATCCAAAATATGACAATGACCCTACTGCAAAGGTACGTCCTGAACAAGGGTTGTTACGTATGCGTAAAGAACTAGGTTTGTATGCCAATCTGCGTCCAATCAAGTTGTTTGATGAACTGCTTGAAGCATCGAGTATTAAACCTGAGGTCTTACGCGGTTCAGATATATTGTTTTTTCGTGAATTGACAGGAGATGTGTATTTTGGTGAGAGAGGTCGTAAAGACAATGGAGATACTGCCTATGACACCATGATTTATAGCCGGTATGAAGTTGAGCGTATTGCTCATAAAGCATTTAAGGCTGCCATGACCCGTAAGAAAAAAGTGATGTCTGTAGACAAATCCAATGTGCTGGAAAGTAGCCGTTTATGGAAAGAAGTAGTGAATGAAGTAGCAAAGCAATATCCGGAAGTGACACTGGAACATCAGTTTATCGACGCTGCGGCTATGCTTCTGATCAAAAATCCAAAGGCATTTGATGTTGTATTGACAGGAAACTTGTTTGGAGATATACTTACAGATGAAGCATCGCAGATTGCAGGTTCTATGGGTATGCTGGCTTCTGCCTCTGTAGGTGATACCGTAGGACTATACGAACCTATTCACGGTTCTGCTCATGATATTACAGGTAAGGGTGTAGCCAATCCACTGGCATCTATTTTATCTGCTGCTTTATTGCTGGATATATCTTTTGGAATGAAAGAAGAAGCAGATACTGTTATCAAAGCTGTTGAGCAAACCCTGAAAGCTGGTTTCCGCACTCGTGACATTGCAGACGCAAATACGCCTGCTGCAAATATTCTGAATACAGAAACTATGGGAGCCAAAGTCCTGGAATTTATTTAG
- a CDS encoding 2-isopropylmalate synthase, producing MAEKVHIFDTTLRDGEQVPGCQLTTPEKIEVAKELELLGVDIIEAGFPISSPGDFNSVIEISKAVSEPVICGLARAVDKDIDAAADALRFAKRSRIHTGIGASDMHIKYKFNSTREEILERAVWAVKYAKSKKVDEVEFYAEDAGRADLEFLARLVEAVIAAGANVVNIPDTTGYCLPQHYGEKIKYLFDHVPNIDKAIISAHCHNDLGLATANSITGIMNGVRQIECTINGVGERAGNTSLEEVVMVMKTHKDLGFETNINSKGLYGISRLVSDLMRMPVQANKAIVGKNAFAHSSGIHQDGFLKHAETYEIINPEDVGVPASSIVLTARSGRHALRYRLELLGYLFDREELNSMYEKFIALADRKKLVTDDDLQELVTTEYPVKAEAAKKH from the coding sequence ATGGCTGAAAAAGTTCACATCTTCGACACTACTTTACGTGACGGCGAACAAGTCCCCGGCTGTCAATTAACCACCCCGGAAAAAATTGAAGTAGCCAAAGAACTAGAACTACTAGGCGTAGACATTATTGAAGCAGGCTTTCCGATTTCAAGCCCTGGTGACTTTAATTCAGTGATTGAAATATCAAAGGCTGTTTCTGAACCTGTGATTTGTGGTCTGGCTCGTGCCGTAGATAAAGATATTGATGCTGCAGCAGATGCCCTTCGGTTTGCGAAGCGTAGTCGTATTCACACAGGTATTGGTGCTTCTGACATGCACATCAAATATAAATTTAACTCTACCCGTGAAGAGATTCTGGAGCGTGCTGTATGGGCTGTGAAATATGCTAAAAGTAAGAAAGTAGATGAGGTAGAGTTTTATGCAGAAGATGCAGGTCGTGCGGATCTTGAGTTTCTTGCCAGACTTGTAGAAGCTGTGATCGCTGCCGGTGCTAATGTGGTTAATATTCCTGATACAACAGGATATTGTTTGCCTCAGCATTATGGTGAGAAAATAAAGTATTTGTTTGATCACGTTCCTAATATTGATAAAGCGATTATCTCTGCACATTGCCACAATGACCTGGGATTAGCTACTGCCAATAGCATTACTGGTATCATGAATGGTGTACGTCAGATCGAATGTACTATCAATGGAGTTGGTGAAAGAGCTGGAAATACTTCATTGGAAGAAGTTGTGATGGTAATGAAAACTCATAAAGATCTGGGTTTTGAGACGAATATCAACTCTAAGGGATTATATGGTATCAGTCGTCTGGTATCTGATTTAATGCGTATGCCTGTGCAGGCTAACAAAGCTATTGTTGGTAAAAATGCCTTTGCACATTCTTCTGGTATCCACCAGGATGGTTTCCTAAAACATGCTGAAACCTATGAAATCATCAATCCGGAAGATGTAGGTGTGCCTGCTTCTTCTATCGTATTGACAGCTCGTAGTGGTCGCCATGCATTACGTTATCGTCTTGAATTGCTGGGTTATCTGTTTGATAGAGAAGAGCTAAATAGCATGTATGAGAAATTTATTGCATTAGCTGACCGGAAAAAACTGGTAACAGATGATGATTTGCAGGAACTGGTAACAACTGAGTATCCTGTCAAAGCAGAAGCTGCTAAAAAACACTAA
- a CDS encoding ABC transporter permease — MLHNYIITTFRNLSKNVVYSFLTIFGLAVGLTAGLMMLLWVQDELSIDSFHKNTPDIYMIAANFKIDGKTQTWGNSPAPIASFGKREIPEISDAIRTTRIWNTTLFRFQEKISTEHNGIYVDPGFFSVFDFPLIKGNAKSPFPNNRSIVITEKIAEKYFGADDPMGKIIQVNDKDNYVVSGIIGNIPATASQSFRGEWFMPFTVIDERYDRKYEPNGMEGDWGNYNYVTWFFLKSGASPDKVAQKLTKIHQKNQPNAFTSNMHYSFLPLSKFHLYNADGTEAGIQSVRIFTIVAIVILLIACINYINLSTARATKRAKEVAVRKVIGANTIQLFRQFLGESAMIFVIALFLALVFIFLLMPVYNQIADKQMTFNLLNPTILLILGVTFAATLFVAGIYPSILLSSFQPLQIMKGKFSVGGNNAAFRKILVTIQFTLSITMIIGTIIVGRQLSYIQNKELGYNKDNILQFSLRGEMYKHLDAIKAQLNKEPEIKKVGFASQNIVSLGSSSGDTDWEGKEPKREFIINQISGDKDLFDLLGLKLVAGEGFFNTSADSGRYILNETAIKRMGIKDPIGKRFSFHDRKGIIAGIVKDFHFASMHQKIEPIIFFYNPNWWQIGCVKTTSQDASKTIAAVEKIWKQYNPNFEFKYTFMDEEFDRLYKTEQRISTLFNIFAGIAIFISCLGLFGLATYTAETKIKEIGIRKVLGASVTHIVAMLSKDFVQLVVLAFVIASPLAWYIMNQWLQDFAYRIEIHWWVFVVSGVLALVIALITVSFQAIKAALANPVKSLRSE; from the coding sequence ATGCTGCATAACTATATCATAACCACTTTCCGGAATCTGAGTAAAAATGTTGTTTACTCATTTCTCACCATTTTCGGGCTGGCAGTAGGACTAACCGCAGGCCTTATGATGCTGCTCTGGGTACAGGATGAGTTAAGTATTGACTCGTTCCACAAGAATACGCCAGACATATATATGATAGCGGCTAACTTCAAAATAGATGGCAAAACACAAACCTGGGGAAATTCACCTGCACCTATAGCTTCATTTGGTAAACGGGAAATTCCTGAGATAAGCGATGCTATACGTACTACACGCATCTGGAATACTACTCTCTTTCGTTTTCAGGAGAAGATATCTACTGAACACAATGGCATCTACGTGGACCCTGGATTTTTCAGTGTTTTTGATTTTCCACTTATCAAAGGTAATGCAAAAAGTCCTTTTCCTAATAACCGATCCATTGTCATTACTGAAAAAATAGCTGAAAAGTATTTTGGCGCAGATGATCCGATGGGAAAAATCATTCAGGTAAATGACAAAGACAATTATGTGGTAAGTGGTATTATTGGTAATATACCTGCCACTGCCTCACAAAGTTTTCGTGGTGAATGGTTTATGCCGTTTACAGTAATTGATGAACGCTACGACCGCAAATATGAGCCAAATGGCATGGAGGGAGATTGGGGAAACTATAATTATGTAACCTGGTTTTTTCTGAAGTCTGGCGCTTCGCCTGATAAGGTAGCTCAGAAGCTGACAAAGATTCATCAGAAAAATCAACCCAATGCATTTACCTCTAATATGCATTATTCATTTCTGCCACTTTCAAAATTTCATTTGTATAATGCAGATGGAACAGAAGCAGGTATCCAGTCTGTACGGATTTTTACGATTGTAGCCATTGTCATTTTACTTATCGCCTGTATCAATTATATCAATCTGTCTACAGCTCGTGCGACCAAACGTGCCAAAGAAGTAGCTGTGCGTAAAGTGATTGGTGCCAATACGATTCAACTATTCCGCCAGTTTCTGGGCGAATCGGCTATGATTTTTGTTATCGCTTTGTTTCTGGCGTTAGTGTTCATCTTTTTGCTAATGCCAGTTTATAATCAGATTGCTGATAAGCAAATGACCTTTAATCTGCTAAATCCTACAATCCTGCTTATACTGGGAGTTACCTTTGCTGCTACATTATTCGTTGCCGGAATCTATCCATCAATCCTGTTGTCTTCATTCCAGCCTCTTCAGATCATGAAAGGTAAATTTTCAGTAGGGGGCAACAATGCCGCATTTCGCAAGATACTGGTAACCATACAGTTTACTCTTTCTATTACCATGATTATCGGAACTATCATTGTAGGTCGGCAACTTTCCTATATTCAAAATAAGGAGCTTGGATACAATAAGGACAATATCTTACAATTTAGCTTGCGTGGTGAAATGTATAAACATCTGGATGCGATTAAGGCTCAGCTAAATAAGGAACCTGAAATAAAAAAAGTAGGATTTGCCAGCCAGAATATTGTGTCTCTAGGAAGCTCTTCTGGTGATACAGATTGGGAAGGCAAAGAACCCAAACGAGAATTTATCATCAACCAGATATCTGGCGACAAAGATTTATTTGACCTACTTGGTCTTAAGCTGGTAGCTGGAGAAGGATTCTTTAATACTTCTGCTGACTCTGGACGTTACATCCTGAATGAAACAGCTATTAAACGAATGGGCATCAAAGATCCTATAGGAAAACGATTTTCCTTTCATGACCGCAAAGGAATTATAGCAGGCATAGTAAAAGATTTCCACTTTGCGTCTATGCATCAGAAAATTGAGCCTATCATATTTTTTTATAATCCCAATTGGTGGCAAATAGGTTGCGTCAAAACCACATCTCAGGATGCATCAAAGACTATTGCTGCTGTAGAGAAAATCTGGAAACAATACAATCCGAACTTTGAGTTTAAGTACACGTTCATGGATGAAGAGTTTGACAGATTATACAAAACCGAACAACGCATCAGTACACTCTTCAATATTTTTGCGGGTATCGCCATCTTTATTTCCTGTTTGGGTCTATTTGGACTGGCAACTTACACAGCTGAAACCAAAATCAAAGAGATTGGTATCCGAAAAGTGTTGGGTGCATCTGTAACACACATAGTAGCTATGCTTTCCAAAGACTTTGTACAGTTAGTGGTACTGGCATTTGTTATTGCCTCACCGCTAGCCTGGTATATTATGAATCAATGGTTGCAGGACTTCGCCTATCGAATTGAGATACACTGGTGGGTGTTTGTAGTTTCGGGGGTATTAGCACTGGTAATAGCCTTGATAACAGTAAGTTTTCAGGCTATCAAAGCTGCTTTGGCCAATCCGGTTAAGTCTCTACGAAGTGAATAA